The Bos taurus isolate L1 Dominette 01449 registration number 42190680 breed Hereford chromosome 13, ARS-UCD2.0, whole genome shotgun sequence genome contains a region encoding:
- the TASOR2 gene encoding protein TASOR 2 isoform X3 — translation MRRKLNSEVRSARAAAAQRTVFETVSLSSDSLFQRTVSILHTSYLDSASEHGFQYSQVTLVKNDIFLNEYKAFYQEKKASNYTHEELQETYGFLLFETENQAKLVCQHGLCVGSSAITTLGDPAKGVYISKYSDYLHARPWYHGKSGYVVIFNLIKGKVKFVSENYTANYTSPSSGYDCHVAANTNKISHKTSHFRTFELSQYYLYELSGSTVTERPRQICPYLIVAFQYREPKKMAAPAHDHKSILELRENVLISPWKGKLIIQGCLLCDITLWSSYGTAVPKQLPHELDFKYVMKVSSLKERLPEAAFKKQNYMEHKVCCQDMCFNMYEVELSNKRGEKVDKLIESIKREQLAIIKCLEDREFFILLTSSALMYETGFREEQTGLHGLHLFHSPPPAAGLTDLKVEDNISLKVVPVLPALNCALLEAKKSFSEKGISLNTLVKHNFQDLSKVNKSPPLTAASQDGFKETGFSGQVSSGFDLTPPAEKCPLQSLTQLKSYFSNASGYILGVSTVLGLLAERPQSPSISDGICDAGFSLVMTPDPEFHNSEAEGRKDTETGNNSEDVFQARQGALVPLSLAPNLRVQPKRKASKLPMVQSKRVSLYRPFPKRTPARENKGPASSTTLKLVKGQFPQRRKRGAEVLTTQFVQIPKLGRKAQEAPSSKDVPVATNAKRARRRATSPDTPVPTAKPPMKKPPQKQRVNIVKGNQNPRLRKQPQPVFKCTSLQQNPCPPHWRHGVLTTGPIGKSLSSVCSKLFMTEDVLKSHHCTAYRESACRPRRSQAKGETALQLQSEISSGQDVISINTAQPEHVTVAPKAPTETSVVGCDSQALNMLADLALSAATSSTTSPEPRNLSGSLEPPQNSVLLSKEQPLRGTSDHEYHRGVKSQKGGPSPKPSSDQSRLSSDPTVSPEEESVGPGSWAPAEAQPALPKEIHESSDASQSSFVAAEHSYALLLVEHSKRGSPALAFAKTSTKGSDMGTPVGKVIPFLRTKMKSPLQKLSMALAFRHRGRLLPTGTQDFRCSSHTVFCCDGSFKVTFTCEADYSFSLDSKYTNNPLEKTVVRALHGPWNTDLPDNVEEVKLLLHMWVALFYSRQNKVVRSSRKVVEHSNPAKYVSINSTLESFEFGEIEEPSRVERFSVDPLVEASEAPRGHAAEVSCPDADPLRPFTKPSPVRGLELWVQNEQKEMFATVGHQESPESQNFICSYNNEIIRGKAEQESSGKLETSNLVLPCIGNTQANGPSIPGEDETFEPLDNTQVTSYNDTAPQTTFAKTYDEINSPSMICQKSVYSTLESKVDIFHAQRETEADALQGLTQCSSPINKECQPLLEGKGDMGYVMINLEPVTLTLEKSAYMPVQTEAVNRADKPTAFNVELTKQVSPAASLRHPVSTFEKSQMQGLGENPSLAVSGPKGTQYLHASSVRRETLAEETCSLQKGQAVAGSPSPSDNPMVMEALPLAKSPNYLLPREEMKLSQEFLLPTQNLLSISSEEIIEPSQVEVVPSSASAPLGKKDSLNCITSLRNTLCGSSELKKDKSGLNSENISIQSFNSTFTKEAGLSVNGEEVSLKVSEEDSNLDLTLTLSPPTSPREEAPTGEVEQLREAPLPCIDLQEMAEEILVPAEVPFIENRDVNSAANTSVKPAENKEGKGDHLQTVAFILSKETCTLEVAEEVHLASDFPFGSLIEEVSPASSPDPQAPVEEAPPAQATSPCGLKQCDALGEKSTSLSKVESGDLAITEKESSLVTATHPVEQDNSAQVQQMQLSAETPLQLQNRAGRKGRFLILPGDVTQETGQSKCGEGFSLSGKGPDCDGTVTQPACTATYGGSLENLVSSGYPLQPMGVETCSPHPHHRVLETSEPFSPAEIPENKSADMFVSTATPGAVVTSTQSLPEDVLSSDVKTHECCYILVKSLRSDPVAGAEGVQTHRQPEFPKPALPSGGATAAHSTGPSNTGTGFPTQEVPVVRMTHLLDSEDSGAELQGRAVDPGGASPQVLTSSPQGRQEPTCLLQEGSPCAVWDLLRGGLLPTYLQADAHPGTAAHGESASPEPNVSFAPRSGAPPIGGVSEEQLQRVSVGEAGTGGGMGVGVLSDIYYEPLSGDSDQDSVGEYGHPRYNTEESRASQYGHTGKREGASKDSHDSFLSLNTSDHHDWGYASQAPGLETSIPPRSWLGGLKKEATCVPCYVQIRDVCGVPRSYANFTVTRELRDTPRTLHGLRRRPRGMAPCGLLSSWMDTWQRTDDLTQNTLDLEHLRFAHKLKQIVKMGAAQHSALFPSAFPKEPPSQVTTGAFPGTPMPACLGLPPASRSRSPLVVTVVHQMPNHVDRSSSWKKRCGHGRNHLTNSDQNQTASFHLHKLKYNSTLKDSRNDIAVILSEYAEFNKVMLSSRQVVQDTEPPVALGAAMPRELCVCGPQPTSYEDLVADLCSSLRVKLERVVREACSSNFLFYLMETEDKSFFVRTKNILRKGGHTEIEPQHFCQVFQREKGALLVIIRNEDIASHLHQIPSLLKLKHFPRVVFAGVDSPEDILNNTYQELFRTGGFVVSDDKLLETLTLVQLKEIVKILEKLNENGRWKWLLHYRENKKLKEDVRVDSIAHKKNLILKSYQSANIIELLHYHQCDSRLSTKAEHLKCLVNLQVQHIHARFAVFLTEKPVVSREVFENSGILVTDVNDFIENIQKVAAPFRGSYW, via the exons TTTTTGAGACAGTATCCTTGAGTTCAGACTCTCTCTTCCAGAGGACAGTTTCAATTCTCCATACTTCTTACTTGGACTCTGCATCTGAGCATGGTTTTCAGTACAGTCAAGTGACTTTggtgaaaaatgacattttcttaaATGAG TACAAAGCtttttaccaagaaaaaaaagctaGTAACTATACTCACGAAGAACTTCAAGAAACTTACGGGTTTCTTCTGTTTGAAACTGAAAATCAG GCGAAGTTGGTATGTCAGCATGGACTCTGTGTGGGCAGCAGTGCTATCACCACTCTGGGAGACCCAGCAAAAG gTGTGTACATTTCCAAATACTCAGACTATCTTCACGCAAGACCTTGGTATCATGGGAAGTCTGGTTATGTTGTAATTTTTAATCTAATTAAG GGAAAAGTCAAGTTTGTGTCTGAGAATTATACAGCTAACTATACTAGCCCATCTTCTGGCTATGATTGCCATGTGGCTGCAAATACTAACAAGATTTCTCACAAGACAAGTCATTTTCGCACCTTTGAACTGAGTCAG taTTACCTCTATGAACTTTCAGGCAGCACTGTTACTGAGCGACCCAGACAGATCTGTCCTTACCTGATTGTAGCTTTTCAGTACAGGGAACCTAAAAAGATGGCAGCACCAGCCCATGATCATAAAAGCAT ACTTGAACTCAGAGAAAATG TTCTCATCTCTCCATGGAAAGGGAAATTAATTATACAAGGCTGTCTGCTGTGTGATATAACTCTTTGGTCTTCCTATGGTACAGCAGTTCCAAAACAACT accACATGAACTAGATTTTAAGTATGTAATGAAAGTGTCATCTTTGAAAGAGAGACTACCAGaagctgcttttaaaaaacagaattacaTGGAGCACAAAG tctgttgccAAGACATGTGCTTCAATATGTATGAGGTGGAGCTCTCAAACAAACGGGGGGAGAAAGTAGATAAACTAATAGAATCCATTAAAAGGGAACAGTTG GCAATCATCAAATGCTTAGAAGATcgagaatttttcattttacttacgTCATCAGCCTTAATGTACGAAACAG GTTTTAGAGAGGAGCAGACAGGTCTACACGGGTTGCATTTATTCCACTCACCTCCACCAGCAGCAG gtCTTACAGACTTGAAAGTTGAAGACAACATCTCATTGAAGGTGGTGCCCGTTTTGCCTGCCCTCAATTGTGCCCTGCTAGAAGCAAAGAAATCATTTTCTGAAAAAGGAATCTCTCTAAACACATTAGTAAAGCATAATTTCCAAGACTTGTCCAAGGTGAACAAAAGCCCTCCACTGACTGCTGCTTCCCAGGACGGATTTAAAGAAACTGGCTTCTCTGGCCAAGTGTCCAGTGGTTTTGACTTGACTCCTCCAGCTGAAAAGTGCCCTTTACAGTCTTTAACTCAGCTGAAGTCTTACTTTTCAAATGCGAGCGGGTACATTTTGGGAGTGTCTACTGTGTTAGGTCTATTGGCAGAGCGTCCTCAGTCTCCTTCTATTTCAGATGGGATATGCGATGCAGGCTTTTCTTTAGTGATGACTCCAGATCCTGAATTTCACAACTCagaggcagaaggaagaaaagatacAGAAACTGGAAATAACTCTGAAGATGTGTTTCAAGCAAGACAGGGAGCTCTGGTCCCACTGAGCCTAGCACCAAATCTGAGAGTGCAGCCCAAGAGAAAGGCAAGCAAGCTGCCCATGGTACAGAGTAAAAGGGTGAGCTTGTACCGACCCTTCCCCAAAAGGACTCCTGCTAGAGAAAACAAGGGTCCCGCCTCTTCCACGACTCTCAAGCTAGTCAAAGGACAGTTtcctcagaggagaaaaagag GTGCTGAGGTGCTGACTACACAGTTTGTACAGATACCCAAACTGGGTAGGAAAGCCCAAGAAGCTCCTAGTTCTAAAGATGTTCCAGTGGCAACGAATGCTAAAAGGGCAAGGAGACGAGCGACCTCTCCAGACACACCTGTTCCAACGGCTAAGCCACCCATGAAGAAACCTCCACAGAAACAGAGGGTAAATATAGTAAAAGGCAATCAGAATCCAAGACTCAGAAAACAGCCACAACCTG ttttcaaGTGCACCTCACTGCAGCAAAACCCATGCCCCCCACATTGGaggcacggagtcttaaccactggacctatAGGGAAGTCCCTTTCCTCAGTTTGTTCAAAGTTGTTTATGACTGAAGATGTTCTGAAATCTCATCACTGTACAGCCTATAGAGAGTCTGCTTGTCGCCCCAGGCGGTCACAAG CCAAAGGAGAAACTGCTTTACAGCTTCAATCAGAAATTTCCAGTGGTCAAGATGTTATTAGCATAAATACAGCCCAACCAGAACATGTCACGGTGGCCCCAAAAGCCCCGACTGAAACCTCTGTTGTCGGCTGTGACTCCCAGGCCCTTAACATGCTGGCCGACCTGGCTCTGAGTGCTGCTACCTCTAGCACGACATCCCCCGAGCCCAGAAACCTCTCCGGCTCCCTGGAGCCGCCGCAAAACAGTGTTCTGCTTTCTAAAGAACAGCCTTTGCGTGGGACATCAGACCACGAATACCACAGAGGAGTTAAAAGTCAGAAAGGTGGGCCGTCACCCAAGCCGTCCTCTGACCAGAGTAGGCTGTCATCAGACCCCACAGTCAGCCCAGAGGAAGAGAGCGTGGGTCCTGGCAGTTGGGCGCCTGCAGAAGCCCAGCCAGCACTTCCCAAGGAGATCCACGAGAGTTCCGATGCAAGCCAGAGCTCTTTCGTGGCTGCGGAGCATTCCTACGCCCTGCTCCTCGTAGAACATTCAAAGAGGGGGAGCCCAGCCCTGGCCTTTGCCAAGACCAGCACCAAAGGCTCTGACATGGGGACCCCTGTGGGGAAGGTGATACCCTTCCTGCGCACAAAGATGAAGTCCCCGCTACAGAAGCTCTCCATGGCCCTGGCCTTCAGGCACAGGGGCAGGTTGCTGCCCACTGGCACGCAGGACTTCCGCTGCTCCTCACACACCGTATTCTGCTGTGACGGCTCCTTTAAGGTCACGTTCACATGTGAAGCAGATTACTCTTTCAGCTTAGACAGCAAGTACACCAACAACCCTCTGGAGAAGACTGTGGTCAGAGCACTGCATGG GCCCTGGAATACTGATTTACCAGATAACGTGGAAGAGGTGAAGCTTCTGCTGCATATGTGGGTGGCTCTGTTTTATAGCAGACAGAACAAAGTTGTGCGGTCATCCCGGAAAGTCGTTGAACACAGCAACCCAGCAAAATACGTGTCCATAAATAGCACACTAGAGTCATTTGAGTTTGGTGAAATCGAGGAGCCCTCCAGAGTAGAGAGGTTCTCCGTAGACCCTCTGGTGGAGGCCAGTGAGGCTCCCAGAGGCCATGCAGCTGAGGTGTCCTGCCCTGACGCTGACCCCCTGCGTCCTTTCACAAAGCCGTCTCCTGTGAGAGGCCTGGAGCTCTGGGTGCAGAATGAACAGAAAGAAATGTTTGCAACAGtgggtcaccaggaaagcccagaaagCCAGAATTTCATCTGTTCTTATAATAATGAG ATAATTAGGGGGAAAGCTGAACAAGAGTCATCAGGTAAACTGGAGACTTCCAATCTTGTGCTTCCTTGCATTGGAAACACTCAAGCTAATGGACCTTCTATTCCTGGTGAAGATGAAACCTTTGAGCCTCTTGATAACACACAAGTGACCTCTTATAATGATACTGCCCCACAAACCACATTTGCCAAGACTTATGATGAGATCAACAGTCCATCAATGATTTGTCAGAAGTCTGTGTATAGCACCCTTGAGAGCAAAGTTGATATTTTTCATGCACAAAGGGAAACAGAAGCAGATGCTCTGCAGGGCCTTACCCAGTGTAGCAGCCCCATAAACAAAGAATGTCAGCCATTGTTGGAGGGGAAGGGTGATATGGGGTATGTGATGATTAATCTGGAACCAGTTACACTCACTTTGGAAAAAAGTGCCTACATGCCAGTACAGACAGAAGCTGTCAACAGAGCTGACAAACCAACAGCCTTTAACGTGGAGTTGACTAAACAGGTGTCACCTGCTGCAAGCCTTAGACATCCTGTGTCCACATTTGAAAAGTCACAGATGCAGGGCCTTGGGGAAAACCCCTCACTGGCGGTGTCAGGACCAAAGGGCACTCAGTACCTCCATGCCTCCTCAGTGCGTAGAGAGACACTTGCTGAAGAAACATGTTCCTTACAGAAGGGACAGGCTGTGGCAGGCTCACCTTCACCATCTGATAATCCCATGGTAATGGAAGCATTACCATTGGCTAAAAGTCCAAATTACTTGTTACCCAGAGAAGAAATGAAACTCTCTCAAGAATTCCTTCTCCCCACACAGAATCTCTTGAGCATCTCTTCAGAAGAAATAATAGAGCCGTCCCAGGTTGAAGTGGTTCCTTCGTCAGCCTCTGCCCCCTTGGGAAAAAAGGATTCCCTTAACTGCATCACATCACTAAGGAATACTCTGTGTGGCTCTTCAGAACTAAAGAAGGACAAGAGTGGTCTGAACAGTGAAAATATTAGTATTCAATCATTTAATTCCACATTTACCAAAGAAGCAGGCCTGTCTGTGAATGGAGAGGAGGTCAGCCTCAAGGTATCAGAGGAGGATTCCAACCTTGACCTCACTCTCACCCTATCACCACCCACGAGTCCTAGGGAAGAAGCGCCCACTGGTGAAGTGGAGCAACTGCGGGAGGCCCCGCTACCCTGCATAGACCttcaggagatggcagaggaaatACTCGTGCCTGCAGAGGTTCCTTTCATAGAAAACAGAGACGTGAACTCTGCTGCTAACACGTCTGTGAAAccagcagaaaacaaagagggaaAAGGTGATCATTTACAGACAGTGGCTTTCATACTTTCTAAAGAAACGTGTACCCTTGAGGTTGCGGAGGAAGTTCACCTTGCCTCTGACTTCCCATTTGGTTCCTTGATTGAAGAAGTGTCACCAGCTTCCAGCCCTGACCCCCAGGCACCAGTGGAAGAAGCACCACCAGCTCAGGCCACATCTCCATGTGGTCTGAAACAGTGTGACGCGCTTGGTGAGAAAAGCACCAGCCTCTCCAAGGTCGAGTCAGGAGATTTGGCCataacagaaaaggaaagttCTCTTGTTACTGCCACCCATCCAGTGGAACAGGATAACTCAGCTCAGGTACAGCAGATGCAGCTTTCTGCTGAAACACCTCTACAATTACAGAACCGCGCAGGAAGAAAAGGTAGATTCTTAATCCTTCCTGGTGACGTCACTCAGGAAACTGGCCAGAGTAAATGTGGGGAGGGCTTCTCCCTCTCAGGAAAGGGGCCGGACTGCGATGGCACGGTAACCCAGCCTGCCTGCACTGCCACCTACGGAGGTTCTCTTGAAAACCTGGTATCGTCAGGATACCCATTGCAGCCCATGGGTGTGGAGACCTGCAGCCCCCACCCACATCATCGTGTCCTGGAGACCAGTGAGCCTTTCAGTCCTGCAGAGATCCCTGAAAACAAGTCTGCTGACATGTTTGTTTCTACAGCCACACCAGGTGCTGTGGTGACCAGCACTCAGAGCCTTCCTGAAGATGTTTTGAGCAGTGATGTGAAAACACACGAATGCTGTTACATCCTGGTTAAGTCCTTGCGCTCTGACCCAGTTGCTGGAGCTGAGGGTGTGCAGACCCACAGGCAACCAGAGTTCCCCAAGCCTGCACTCCCCTCGGGTGGGGCCACCGCAGCCCACAGCACAGGCCCCAGCAACACGGGGACAGGGTTCCCGACACAGGAAGTCCCGGTTGTCAGGATGACCCATCTGCTCGACAGTGAGGATAGTGGAGCCGAGTTACAGGGAAGAGCCGTGGATCCAGGAGGTGCCAGCCCCCAGGTGCTCACCAGCTCCCCACAAGGCAGACAGGAGCCAACCTGTCTGCTGCAGGAAGGGTCGCCATGTGCAGTATGGGATCTGCTCCGTGGTGGACTTCTCCCCACGTACCTGCAGGCTGATGCTCACCCAGGTACTGCAGCCCATGGCGAGAGTGCCAGTCCAGAGCCCAATGTGTCCTTTGCTCCCCGATCTGGTGCACCTCCCATTGGTGGGGTCTCCGAAGAGCAGCTGCAACGTGTGAGTGTGGGCGAGGCAGGCACAGGCGGAGGCATGGGTGTGGGTGTGCTCTCTGACATCTACTATGAACCCCTGTCTGGAGACTCAGATCAGGACTCTGTGGGTGAGTATGGACACCCCAGATACAACACAGAAGAGTCCCGTGCTTCACAATATGGCCACACTGGGAAAAGAGAAGGTGCATCCAAAGACAGTCACGACTCTTTCCTGAGCCTGAACACCAGTGATCACCACGACTGGGGCTACGCGAGCCAGGCTCCAGGGCTGGAGACCAGCATTCCTCCCAGAAGTTGGCTGGGTGGACTGAAGAAGGAAGCTACGTGTGTGCCCTGTTACGTCCAAATCCGAGATGTCTGCGGGGTCCCCAGGAGCTACGCCAACTTCACCGTGACCAGAGAGCTCAGAGACACCCCAAGAACCCTGCACGGCTTGAGGCGGCGCCCCAGGGGCATGGCCCCGTGTGGCTTGCTCAGCTCCTGGATGGACACCTGGCAGAGAACCGACGACCTCACCCAGAACACTTTAGACTTGGAGCACCTGCGTTTTGCGCACAAACTGAAACAAATTGTGAAGATGGGAGCCGCTCAGCATTCTGCCCTCTTCCCCAGTGCCTTTCCAAAGGAGCCCCCATCCCAGGTCACCACCGGGGCTTTTCCTGGGACCCCAATGCCCGCATGCCTGGGGCTGCCTCCCGCCTCCCGAAGCAGGAGTCCTCTTGTGGTGACAGTCGTGCATCAGATGCCCAACCATGTGGACCGCTCCTCCTCCTGGAAGAAGAGGTGTGGCCATGGTAGAAATCACCTCACAAACTCAGACCAGAATCAGACCGCCTCCTTCCACCTCCACAAGCTGAAATACAACAGTACATTGAAAGACTCGCGCAATGACATCGCTGTCATTCTCAGCGAGTATGCCGAGTTCAACAAGGTGATGCTGAGCAGCCGCCAGGTGGTCCAGGACACAGAACCGCCTGTGGCTTTGGGAGCGGCCATGCCCCGCGAGCTCTGTGTCTGCGGCCCACAGCCCACCTCCTATGAGGACCTGGTGGCCGACCTGTGCTCCAGCCTGCGCGTCAAGCTGGAGCGAGTGGTGAGGGAGGCGTGTTCCAGCAACTTCCTCTTCTACCTCATGGAGACTGAAGACAAGTCCTTCTTTGTCAGAACAAAG AATATCCTGAGGAAAGGAGGCCACACAGAAATCGAACCTCAGCATTTCTGTCAAGTATTTCAGAGAGAGAAAGGTGCACTCTTAGTCATCATCAGAAATGAAGATATAGCATCCCACCTGCATCAG ATCCCTTctctgctgaagctgaagcacttTCCCAGGGTCGTCTTTGCCGGAGTCGACAGCCCTGAAGACATCCTCAATAACACCTACCAAGAGCTTTTTCGGACAGGAGGCTTTGTGGTATCAGATGACAAACTACTAGAGACTTTAACATTAG TTCAACTGAAGGAAATTGTCAAAATCCTAGAGAaactaaatgaaaatggaagATGGAAGTGGTTGCTTCACTACAgggaaaataaaaagctaaaggaAGATGTAAG agtgGATTCAATTGCACATAAAAAGAACTTAATATTGAAATCGTATCAGAGTGCAAACATCATTGAGCTGCTTCACTATCACCAGTGTGACTCTCGACTATCAACCAAAGCTGAGCATCTGAAATGTCTGGTGAACCTGCAGGTTCAGCACATCCACGCCAGGTTTGCTGTCTTCCTGACAG aaaAGCCTGTGGTCTCCAGAGAAGTCTTTGAAAATAGTGGCATCCTTGTGACAGATGTAAATGACTTTATTGAAAATATACAGAAAGTAGCAGCTCCGTTTCGGGGTAGCTACTGGTAA